One part of the Arabidopsis thaliana chromosome 1 sequence genome encodes these proteins:
- the PIP5K2 gene encoding phosphatidylinositol-4-phosphate 5-kinase 2 codes for MMREPLVSEEEEEEATEVLLVEKTKLCKRRGDEEKTEERRDDLLLLALTPMVRSKSQGTTRRVTPTPPPVDVEKPLPNGDLYMGTFSGGFPNGSGKYLWKDGCMYEGEWKRGKASGKGKFSWPSGATYEGEFKSGRMEGSGTFVGVDGDTYRGSWVADRKQGHGQKRYANGDYYEGTWRRNLQDGRGRYVWMNGNQYTGEWRNGVICGKGVLAWPNGNRYEGQWENGVPKGSGVFTWADGSSWIGSWNESSNLMRNFFDGIEKNELIVATRKRSSVDSGAGSLTGEKIFPRICIWESDGEAGDITCDIVDNVEASVIYRDRISIDKDGFRQFRKNPCCFSGEAKKPGETISKGHKKYDLMLNLQHGIRYSVGKHASVVRDLKQSDFDPSEKFWTRFPPEGSKTTPPHLSVDFRWKDYCPLVFRRLRELFTVDPADYMLAICGNDALRELSSPGKSGSFFYLTQDDRFMIKTVKKSEVKVLLRMLPSYYKHVCQYENTLVTRFYGVHCIKPVGGQKTRFIVMGNLFCSEYRIQRRFDLKGSSHGRYTSKPEGEIDETTTLKDLDLNFAFRLQRNWYQELMTQIKRDCEFLEAERIMDYSLLVGVHFRDDNTGDKMGLSPFVLRSGKIESYQSEKFMRGCRFLEAELQDMDRILAGRKPLIRLGANMPARAERMARRSDYDQYSSGGTNYQSHGEVYEVVLYFGIIDILQDYDISKKIEHAYKSLQADPASISAVDPKLYSRRFRDFISRIFIEDG; via the exons ATGATGCGTGAACCGCTTGttagcgaagaagaagaagaagaagctactGAAGTTTTACTAGTGGAGAAGACGAAGTTGTGTAAGAGACGAGGAGACGAAGAAAAAacggaagagagaagagacgaTTTGTTGTTACTAGCTTTAACGCCGATGGTACGATCGAAATCTCAAGGAACTACTCGGCGCGTCACTCCCACGCCACCTCCTGTTGACGTGGAGAAACCGTTACCAAACGGAGATCTCTACATGGGAACGTTTTCCGGCGGGTTTCCCAACGGATCCGGTAAGTATTTGTGGAAGGATGGGTGTATGTACGAAGGCGAGTGGAAACGTGGTAAAGCGAGTGGTAAAGGCAAGTTTTCGTGGCCGAGTGGTGCGACTTATGAAGGAGAGTTCAAATCTGGGAGAATGGAAGGATCTGGGACTTTTGTTGGTGTTGATGGTGATACTTATCGTGGCTCTTGGGTTGCTGATCGGAAACAAGGTCATGGTCAGAAGAGATATGCCAACGGAGATTACTATGAAGGTACATGGCGGCGGAATCTTCAGGATGGGAGAGGGAGATATGTTTGGATGAATGGGAATCAGTATACAGGAGAGTGGAGAAATGGTGTGATATGTGGTAAAGGTGTGCTTGCTTGGCCTAATGGGAATAGATATGAAGGTCAATGGGAAAATGGTGTTCCTAAAGGAAGTGGTGTGTTTACTTGGGCTGATGGAAGTTCGTGGATTGGTTCTTGGAATGAGAGTAGTAATCTCATGAGGAATTTCTTTGATGGGATTGAGAAGAATGAGTTGATTGTTGCGACTAGGAAGAGATCTTCGGTTGATAGTGGCGCTGGAAGTTTGACTGGGGAGAAGATTTTCCCTAGGATATGTATTTGGGAGTCTGATGGAGAAGCTGGGGATATTACTTGTGATATTGTTGATAATGTGGAAGCTTCTGTGATATACAGAGATAGGATTTCTATTGATAAAGATGGGTTTCGTCAGTTTAGGAAGAATCCTTGTTGTTTCAGCGGTGAGGCTAAGAAACCTGGAGAGACGATATCTAAAGGGCATaagaaatatgatttgatgCTCAACCTGCAGCATGGAATTAG GTACTCTGTCGGCAAACACGCTTCCGTTGTTCGAGATCTCAAACAGAGTGATTTTGACCCAAGTGAAAAGTTCTGGACAAGGTTCCCACCGGAGGGTTCTAAGACCACACCACCGCATCTATCTGTGGATTTCCGCTGGAAGGACTATTGCCCTTTGGTGTTTAG ACGGCTTAGGGAGCTATTCACGGTGGATCCTGCCGATTACATGCTAGCTATCTGTGGAAACGATGCCCTTAGGGAATTGTCTTCGCCTGGAAAGAGTGGAAGCTTTTTTTACTTAACTCAAGATGACAGATTTATGATCAAGACGGTGAAGAAATCTGAAGTCAAG GTGCTTCTACGAATGCTTCCAAGTTACTACAAACACGTCTGCCAGTATGAAAATACACTTGTGACTAGGTTCTATGGTGTGCATTGTATCAAACCTGTTGGTGGCCAGAAG ACTCGGTTTATCGTTATGGGGAACTTGTTCTGCTCCGAATATAGAATCCAGAGAAGGTTTGACCTTAAAGGGTCTTCCCATGGACGGTATACCTCCAAACCTGAAGGGGAAATTGATGAGACCACTACTCTTAAGGACCTTGATCTCAATTTTGCTTTCCGTCTTCAGAGAAATTGGTACCAAGAGCTTATGAC GCAAATTAAACGCGACTGTGAGTTCTTGGAAGCTGAAAGAATAATGGATTATAGTCTTTTGGTTGGCGTTCACTTCCGTGATGACAACACAGGAGACAAAATGGGGTTATCTCCATTTGTATTGAGATCTG GTAAGATAGAGTCATACCAAAGCGAAAAATTTATGCGTGGTTGTCGGTTCTTGGAGGCGGAACTTCAAGACATGGACCGCATTTTAGCTGGCAG GAAACCATTGATTCGATTAGGCGCAAACATGCCTGCAAGAGCAGAACGAATGGCGAGAAGAAGCGACTATGATCAGTATTCCTCAGGAGGGACCAACTACCAATCTCATGGAGAGGTCTACGAAGTGGTTCTATATTTTGGAATCATTGACATTTTACAAGATTACGACATAAGCAAGAAGATCGAGCATGCTTACAAGTCTCTACAAGCTGACCCGGCTTCAATCTCTGCCGTTGATCCCAAACTATACTCAAGAAGGTTTAGAGATTTCATCAGCAGAATCTTCATCGAAGACGGCTAA